From Verrucomicrobiales bacterium, one genomic window encodes:
- a CDS encoding sugar phosphate isomerase/epimerase has product MTYRPLLCAFAMLAAALSSPAAHPIPDAYKISGFAVGCQAYTFNRFSLFEAIEKTDQAGGRIIEFYPGQKLSREEPGVKFDHNASDEVLAKVRAKLLQHKIKVVNYGVVGVPKGEAEARKIFEFAKKMELYAVTTESLDALDTIEKMVKEYDIKVAFHEHAKNPSRPDYKIWDPNYLASVLKDRDMRIGACADTGHWASSGLKPVECLRILKGRIVSTHLKDRAAIGSHLPDQVYGLGVSDVAGCLSELKAQGFDGNISIEYENNWDHSVPDVAQCVGFIRGWGGR; this is encoded by the coding sequence ATGACCTACCGTCCTCTCCTGTGCGCCTTTGCCATGCTGGCAGCCGCCCTGTCATCCCCAGCCGCCCATCCGATCCCCGACGCCTACAAGATCTCCGGCTTCGCGGTCGGGTGCCAAGCCTACACGTTCAACCGCTTTAGCCTCTTCGAGGCTATTGAAAAAACCGACCAGGCTGGCGGACGAATCATCGAGTTTTATCCCGGACAGAAGCTGAGCCGGGAAGAACCCGGGGTTAAGTTTGACCACAACGCCTCCGACGAAGTGCTGGCCAAAGTCCGAGCGAAGCTGCTGCAGCACAAGATCAAGGTGGTCAACTACGGGGTCGTAGGCGTTCCCAAAGGGGAAGCCGAAGCACGCAAGATTTTCGAATTTGCCAAGAAAATGGAGCTCTATGCGGTGACGACCGAGTCATTGGATGCGCTGGATACCATTGAGAAAATGGTCAAGGAGTATGACATCAAGGTCGCTTTCCACGAACACGCCAAAAACCCCAGCCGCCCCGACTACAAGATCTGGGATCCGAACTACCTCGCATCCGTGCTCAAGGATCGTGATATGCGCATCGGTGCCTGCGCGGACACCGGCCATTGGGCAAGCTCCGGACTCAAGCCGGTGGAATGCCTGCGCATTCTCAAAGGCCGGATCGTCAGCACCCATCTCAAGGATCGGGCAGCGATCGGGTCGCACCTGCCCGACCAAGTCTACGGTTTGGGAGTCTCCGACGTGGCGGGATGCCTGAGCGAACTGAAAGCCCAAGGTTTCGACGGGAACATCTCCATTGAATACGAAAACAACTGGGACCACTCCGTGCCCGATGTGGCCCAATGCGTCGGCTTTATTCGGGGATGGGGGGGAAGGTAG